AAGCTGGGGTCCCGACTTCACCATCTCCTTCAGGTGGGTTTCATCAGTTTCTTTGAAAGGGCTATGTAGAGAAGATATGCCTGCAAAGCATATTTTTGGTGGAATTTTCGAAATGTTGTACAAGCTTGTTGTATGCACCGAGTGTCTGGTTATGTAGGGTGGCTGAGGTCTGAGGAACATTCAGTAATCATTTCAGATCAGGCTGCCATTGAGAAAATTGAATGACTTCCGACCTGTTATTATCTTTTGGCATCATCTAGGCGTGGAGATTTCAGGAGGAAAATATTGCCTTCTCGGTTCGTATGTCTCTAGCTTTATTTGGTTTCTACCTCCTGACATGATTTTTGTTTATGATTGCCAGGTGACTGTGATAAATTCTGTATTCACTTAACAGAGAATTAAAGGCTTATAAAGCTTATATTCCTTTATATTTGACTATTACTGAACTGGAAATTTTGTCTATTTCTTTGTTGTACCTAAAGTGGTTGCTCTGAGCAGCCTTTATTGGTTTTTGAGATATTTTACAAGTGAATTCGTTTCCTCAGGTCAGAAACAGGAGAATCCCTTATTGTTACTTGGACAGTATAGCGATGACGAGTTGGATGAGGAAGTAAGTGAACAGCTAAAGCATGCTGTTGAAGAAAGTTCTTCAGTTAATATGGATGACCAGGTGATTGCTagcttgaatttttcttttgcctTCTGCAATATGGATTCTACTTGAGAGAGCTTTGATAGAAACTGTTGAAATCATGTACCTTATTATTGTCCTTAAGCTTATACATAAAAATTACATGTTTCTTTTTGTTGCTTGTGCAGGCAACCTAATAAATACAGCATATTGCTGTGGAAAGCCATTTTAGACACCATGTGTAATGTGCTGTCATTATATTGCTTCTAAAACATGATAATACCTGATGATATCTCTTTACATTTTAAAGAAATCTTGGATGTAATGCTGTCATAATTAAGAATCCAATTTTGAGAACACTAATAAGCTTGTATATTGAGTGTTATAGACTTATCAAGCTTCAACTTAAGTTCTCATCTagctgcattaaaaaaaaagaagaatggaaGGCGCATTTTATGCATCATATCCAACTGCGAGGCCAGTGCTCATTGCTTAACCATGGAAATCTGTTTTACCAGTTGAAtggttattatttattttatcctACAAATTATGACATGGTGAAAGTGGTCCTTAAAATAAAGCTCCTTTTGTCATACATGATCTTTATATAGTGTTTTATTCAATAGGAACAATTGAGCAATTTTAGCTTAGGGAGTCTGAGCTTTTTTAAATGCTGTCCTTTTTTCTTGGTTAGTATTGAACATTAGCAGGGGCATGTAGTCTGGTCTGTTGGCGATTATATATGAAGAGCTGTTTTATGGATTTGCGGCCGGCACGCTATGCATGTTCAGAGAATATAATACTTGAAAGACAGTATTAGTGTGGCATTTTATCCTTTACATTTCTATACAATTAAAATCAGTAATTTACATAATCAAGTGTTAATTTAGAATAATGAGCAGGTTCacttagatatttctttttTGGATTTTGGTCAGTATCCATTTCCCTGCAACCTGCATTTATCCAGCCTCTGTCAGGCATATATCAACTAGGGTGTATAGGTCATAAAAATTTTGTGCCATCAAGAATCGCAAGGAAAGAAATGTTGTTCATAAATTTGACATTCTTTTAGTATagaacacattttttttcttcaagcaTTACTTTATATCTGGTTACAGGTAATAACAGATTGTTTAGTTCAGCAACAAAAAAATTTCTAGAGCACCCAGTTTCTGTTTCCAACTGTTTGATGTTTTATGATGTCTTTGCTTGGATCTCTGGCCCCTACCTTTGCTATGTGACAAAAGTATTTCATTAATCCTTTGGTTGTTTTCCTGTGGTGTTGCCATGAGACAGCTGTTTTGGACCATTTAGTGCCCTACTATGGCTTGTTTGTTCATGTATCTTGCGTTTTCTTTTGGTATCTTTTCATGGCCCATCCAGATTTTCTCGTTAGGCTCATTTTTCAGTTAATGAGTCGTAAGCATGCTTACATTTTGTGGCAATAACTGTCAGCTGTGATTTATTTGTTCTGCCAAATCTATCATATGTAGGTTTTTTCATTGGGACCTCTTCATCTGCCCAGTAATCATAAAATATTGATTTTGACAGGTTCAAGAAAGTGCGCATGCAGGTGGGAATACAGGAAATAATAATGAGAAAGCCACTACTTCTGGTGATGTTAAACAAGACTCAGATCAATTGGATACCCTCAAGAATGTGGATGGCCATGATGCAAATGAATGTAAGAATACTATTGTGGCTACTCAGTACAGTGAATCTGATTCCGTAGCTAAAACTGTTCCTGATGCTTCTGGAATGCAAATTATCGGTGATATGACTGGTGGTTGGAAGGTTGTAATGCATGAGCAGAGCAATCAATGTTATTACTGGAATACTGTGACAGGGGAAACCTCATGGGAGATACCTAAGGAATTGGCTTTAGCAGGAACGTGCAGCGAGGAAAATGTGTCTTTGGCAGTTGATGAAAAAGTAGATTACAGTGTGCCTGCTCATACTCATTCTGACACCCAATTGGCATCATATTCAAATGTTTTGGTTGCTGATGGTCATGGCAGTGGTGATTCAATCTCCAGAAGCATGGAAACCTACGGAAGTGTGGAGATGGGAGTAAACGGAGAGATTGTACATGCAGCTTATGATGTAAATCAAGGTTTAGCACATTATAACACTGCTTTAGTTGGTATATCTTGTGAGGAATCATCTGCACTGTCTGCTTTTGGTTCATTGCAACAATCAAGTCTCCTCCTTTCGGAGCATACGACTAACGCAGGGGAAGAATGTCCTTTGCCGAGTGTTGAAGATAAGCTTTTGACAAGACCTACCGGATGCTATGAAACAGTGGATGTTCATTCTGTTCGGCTTGTGAAATATGGtgaaaatttattgcagagATTGAAGGCATTAGATGGGTATTTACTGTTTTTGCTTCGTTCTAGTTTCTTTCTGCATCTTTATTTTTtccagtttttcttttttgaacacATCTTTCCGAAATTATGGTGCATGTTCTTATATCTGAAAGGTATTGTGGTTTTAGGTCCCAGAGATGTGTTGGAGGACTACAGTGGATTGCAAAGGAGATTGAGATCAGAATATCTGATTGTAAAGCACTATCATCGTATGGATCATCTCTGCTTCCATTCTGGTGGCATACAGAAACACGGCTTAAATTACTTGAATCTGCTATTGTCGAAGGGGAGTCTTCTTGTCTTCTTCAATCTAAACATGACAGCCAAGTTGAGGCTGAGCAAACTCCTTCCTGGAAGGAAGAACATTCGGTGCCACATCACATAGAAACAGGATCTGATGTGGTTGAAAGGAACAGCGCATCTGGTGATGCTGAAAATAATTGCCCTTCTTTTAGCAATGATGTGGTGAAGGTACAGAGTGAAGCCAGCAACTGCATACTCGAGACTGAAAATGTCAGGATTATAGGGCTTTCTTCTGGTTCTGTCAGCCAGGGTATGGGAAGTGAGAAGTCAGCAGAGATTTTGCTGCCCAAAGTCGATTTACATGCTGAAGATGTGGACATGGATGTGGAAATGGAGGTTGATGATGAAACTGTCGCAGGCCAGACAGTTGCTGAGGCTGGATCAAGTGCAGAATGTCCTGCTCCAACAAAACagataattcaatcaaattcatTAGCATTGGAGTGCCCTTCTGTTCCATTAGATGATTCTAGCATTCCACCTCCTCCAGATGAAGAGTGGATTCCTCCCCCGCCTCCTGACAGTGAACCAGTTCCTCCACCTCCACCTGAAGAACCACCTGCACCTGCACCATGTCCTCCAGCTTATGATAATACCCTTTCTCCTTACCAGGATCAGTATAACTTGGCATACACTCTTCCAACATACGAGTATTATGCCCCTGTGGCGAGTGAAATTACAAATGCTAATTATTATGCACAAGCTGATGGATCTCATGTTGCTCAACTTCAGCCACCATCTTATTATGAACCAGCCATTGCAAGTGCTTTTCCTGAAATGGCTGCTGATGTTAATCCTGCTGAACCTATAGCATACTATGACCTTTCAAGTGGTGTTGTTCCTCATGCACCTGTAGTCAGTAGCACAGGATCTGGGTTTTATGTTGAATCTGCACCTGTCAGTTATCATAGTGCCGTTACCGCATCAGATTATACAAGATCTGTTGGGTCTGCCATGGTTTCTGAGAGGACATCCTTGCCCCAGGTGAAGCCTACATCTGATATGTCTGCAGTTACCAACGAGACTGAGACAGCCAGTGTGCAAGCAGATTCCATTGCGTCCACGGTCCAAGCTGCTGGAACTGCTTTGGGGAATGGAAGTGCCTCTGCTGCACCATCTTCAGCTTCCCAAAAGAACCAATCCAAAGGTCAGAGTCCCTAGGAAATTTTTTACAtgcatatgtatgcatgcaGACACTAAATATGGCACACATGCTTATGCTTTTACGTGCAGTGAAAAGTTATATATGGTTTTTCAATGTTAACATTCAAAATGCATCTTTGATTAAATAAGAAAAGGAACTCTGATTTAAGACATCGTgcaaaaaaaacattaaaagaGTGGTTTTATTGTAAAAATTTACAATCCATAAATTATCCATTATGTTACAATATATATGTGGCAGCTCAATAATATAATGAATGCTATTATATGTTATGACAACTGAATAACATTATATAACAGTCATAATTGCCATTTTTTAGTTGTTTTGCTGTTTAGAAAATGTTGTAGTCTCATACTAAAATCTGTATAAATATATTGTACTGTTAATATGAATTGGAGTCCGTTCATTTATGAGGCTGTTTCCAAACTGATATAACTATTTCCATCCTAAATAAAAATGGCCCTCTCAGTTCAGTTGTCACTCCAAGGCTTTCTTTGGGTTGGAAAGAGTGTTATCCAAGTGGAATGATTGTAAAGTTTTGAAGAAAATGGAGGGATAAACTGAAATAATGTATTCTAATTCTTTTCCTGA
This is a stretch of genomic DNA from Phoenix dactylifera cultivar Barhee BC4 chromosome 9, palm_55x_up_171113_PBpolish2nd_filt_p, whole genome shotgun sequence. It encodes these proteins:
- the LOC103714695 gene encoding uncharacterized protein LOC103714695 isoform X1, with translation MGKRKERRLAAMMAASRRVKLDLCAEPSGEMVGSSLHDEVGGELDKDHQAGVPTSPSPSGQKQENPLLLLGQYSDDELDEEVSEQLKHAVEESSSVNMDDQVQESAHAGGNTGNNNEKATTSGDVKQDSDQLDTLKNVDGHDANECKNTIVATQYSESDSVAKTVPDASGMQIIGDMTGGWKVVMHEQSNQCYYWNTVTGETSWEIPKELALAGTCSEENVSLAVDEKVDYSVPAHTHSDTQLASYSNVLVADGHGSGDSISRSMETYGSVEMGVNGEIVHAAYDVNQGLAHYNTALVGISCEESSALSAFGSLQQSSLLLSEHTTNAGEECPLPSVEDKLLTRPTGCYETVDVHSVRLVKYGENLLQRLKALDGSQRCVGGLQWIAKEIEIRISDCKALSSYGSSLLPFWWHTETRLKLLESAIVEGESSCLLQSKHDSQVEAEQTPSWKEEHSVPHHIETGSDVVERNSASGDAENNCPSFSNDVVKVQSEASNCILETENVRIIGLSSGSVSQGMGSEKSAEILLPKVDLHAEDVDMDVEMEVDDETVAGQTVAEAGSSAECPAPTKQIIQSNSLALECPSVPLDDSSIPPPPDEEWIPPPPPDSEPVPPPPPEEPPAPAPCPPAYDNTLSPYQDQYNLAYTLPTYEYYAPVASEITNANYYAQADGSHVAQLQPPSYYEPAIASAFPEMAADVNPAEPIAYYDLSSGVVPHAPVVSSTGSGFYVESAPVSYHSAVTASDYTRSVGSAMVSERTSLPQVKPTSDMSAVTNETETASVQADSIASTVQAAGTALGNGSASAAPSSASQKNQSKVARSKKRTVAVAPTLRSNKKVSSLVDKWKAAKEELHGDEDEEPENAYEIVEKKRQKEIEEWRTHQIASGGAQDNANFVPLGGDWRERVKRRRAEAKAEAGEAPREQGVENEKKQPDLVQLSKDLPSGWQAYWDESTKEVYYGNSITSETTWSRPTR
- the LOC103714695 gene encoding uncharacterized protein LOC103714695 isoform X2, which translates into the protein MGKRKERRLAAMMAASRRVKLDLCAEPSGQKQENPLLLLGQYSDDELDEEVSEQLKHAVEESSSVNMDDQVQESAHAGGNTGNNNEKATTSGDVKQDSDQLDTLKNVDGHDANECKNTIVATQYSESDSVAKTVPDASGMQIIGDMTGGWKVVMHEQSNQCYYWNTVTGETSWEIPKELALAGTCSEENVSLAVDEKVDYSVPAHTHSDTQLASYSNVLVADGHGSGDSISRSMETYGSVEMGVNGEIVHAAYDVNQGLAHYNTALVGISCEESSALSAFGSLQQSSLLLSEHTTNAGEECPLPSVEDKLLTRPTGCYETVDVHSVRLVKYGENLLQRLKALDGSQRCVGGLQWIAKEIEIRISDCKALSSYGSSLLPFWWHTETRLKLLESAIVEGESSCLLQSKHDSQVEAEQTPSWKEEHSVPHHIETGSDVVERNSASGDAENNCPSFSNDVVKVQSEASNCILETENVRIIGLSSGSVSQGMGSEKSAEILLPKVDLHAEDVDMDVEMEVDDETVAGQTVAEAGSSAECPAPTKQIIQSNSLALECPSVPLDDSSIPPPPDEEWIPPPPPDSEPVPPPPPEEPPAPAPCPPAYDNTLSPYQDQYNLAYTLPTYEYYAPVASEITNANYYAQADGSHVAQLQPPSYYEPAIASAFPEMAADVNPAEPIAYYDLSSGVVPHAPVVSSTGSGFYVESAPVSYHSAVTASDYTRSVGSAMVSERTSLPQVKPTSDMSAVTNETETASVQADSIASTVQAAGTALGNGSASAAPSSASQKNQSKVARSKKRTVAVAPTLRSNKKVSSLVDKWKAAKEELHGDEDEEPENAYEIVEKKRQKEIEEWRTHQIASGGAQDNANFVPLGGDWRERVKRRRAEAKAEAGEAPREQGVENEKKQPDLVQLSKDLPSGWQAYWDESTKEVYYGNSITSETTWSRPTR
- the LOC103714695 gene encoding uncharacterized protein LOC103714695 isoform X3, whose translation is MDDQVQESAHAGGNTGNNNEKATTSGDVKQDSDQLDTLKNVDGHDANECKNTIVATQYSESDSVAKTVPDASGMQIIGDMTGGWKVVMHEQSNQCYYWNTVTGETSWEIPKELALAGTCSEENVSLAVDEKVDYSVPAHTHSDTQLASYSNVLVADGHGSGDSISRSMETYGSVEMGVNGEIVHAAYDVNQGLAHYNTALVGISCEESSALSAFGSLQQSSLLLSEHTTNAGEECPLPSVEDKLLTRPTGCYETVDVHSVRLVKYGENLLQRLKALDGSQRCVGGLQWIAKEIEIRISDCKALSSYGSSLLPFWWHTETRLKLLESAIVEGESSCLLQSKHDSQVEAEQTPSWKEEHSVPHHIETGSDVVERNSASGDAENNCPSFSNDVVKVQSEASNCILETENVRIIGLSSGSVSQGMGSEKSAEILLPKVDLHAEDVDMDVEMEVDDETVAGQTVAEAGSSAECPAPTKQIIQSNSLALECPSVPLDDSSIPPPPDEEWIPPPPPDSEPVPPPPPEEPPAPAPCPPAYDNTLSPYQDQYNLAYTLPTYEYYAPVASEITNANYYAQADGSHVAQLQPPSYYEPAIASAFPEMAADVNPAEPIAYYDLSSGVVPHAPVVSSTGSGFYVESAPVSYHSAVTASDYTRSVGSAMVSERTSLPQVKPTSDMSAVTNETETASVQADSIASTVQAAGTALGNGSASAAPSSASQKNQSKVARSKKRTVAVAPTLRSNKKVSSLVDKWKAAKEELHGDEDEEPENAYEIVEKKRQKEIEEWRTHQIASGGAQDNANFVPLGGDWRERVKRRRAEAKAEAGEAPREQGVENEKKQPDLVQLSKDLPSGWQAYWDESTKEVYYGNSITSETTWSRPTR